One window of Lepeophtheirus salmonis chromosome Z, UVic_Lsal_1.4, whole genome shotgun sequence genomic DNA carries:
- the LOC121130256 gene encoding transmembrane and ubiquitin-like domain-containing protein 1: MFLENIFSLSIDGIGDEVLYCFFTLGFATLIYAVWSTTFVNDTLGTEPFVRQEQPSHPENPSESVQSETEETSTVEEPDPPESEEAVRIRLKFLDESVKEVRSHLSESFGRFKRRHFLREIQDNQIIRLVFNGRFLDGDSRSLDTLGLFDNCVCHVLIQSRPPPNTSNPGNNGGSSNSHTGPANAQNLVTEDLDLSTVCYPLLGSLLSLIWWCQIVYGQYFNLTSTLSLISITGLYIFCLAGQLY, from the coding sequence ATGTTTCTGGAGAATATCTTTTCTCTGAGCATAGACGGGATTGGAGATGAGGTCCTCTATTGCTTCTTCACTTTAGGATTCGCAACTTTAATATATGCAGTATGGAGCACTACATTTGTCAATGACACTTTAGGAACCGAACCTTTTGTTCGCCAGGAACAACCTTCCCATCCAGAAAATCCATCTGAATCAGTGCAAAGTGAAACAGAGGAGACATCCACTGTAGAAGAACCTGATCCTCCTGAATCGGAAGAAGCAGTTCGAATACGTCTTAAATTTCTTGATGAGAGTGTTAAAGAAGTTCGTTCACACCTTTCTGAGAGTTTTGGACGCTTCAAGAGACGACATTTCCTTAGAGAAATCCAAGATAATCAAATTATCAGACTTGTGTTTAATGGACGTTTTCTTGATGGGGACTCTCGGAGTCTGGATACTTTAGGGTTATTTGATAACTGTGTTTGTCATGTTCTTATTCAATCCAGACCACCTCCTAATACGAGTAATCCAGGCAATAATGGCGGAAGTAGTAACAGCCATACTGGTCCGGCAAATGCCCAAAATCTAGTCACTGAAGATTTAGACTTATCTACCGTATGCTATCCTCTATTAGGATCCTTATTATCTCTTATTTGGTGGTGTCAAATAGTTTATGGACAATATTTCAATCTTACGAGCACTCTGTCTCTTATATCAATTACAGGACTTTACATCTTTTGTTTGGCTGGTCAActctattag